Proteins from a single region of Microbacterium sp. zg-Y818:
- a CDS encoding ABC transporter ATP-binding protein has translation MAEVLEFSDVVVRRNARDIVDHVDWTVTDDQRWVILGPNGAGKTTLLQLAATLMHPTSGLVTILEERLGRTDVFELRPRIGFASSAMARRVPPEETVLNVVLTAAFAVVGRWNEAYEDIDERRALRVLAEWKLDHLADRMFGTLSDGEQKRVQIARAVMTDPELLLLDEPTASLDLGAREELLALLSGYAQAPTTPAMVMVTHHVEEIPVGFTHVLLLREGRVVAAGPIAETLTAENLTEAFGLQIALHEEAGRYSARAVVASA, from the coding sequence ATGGCTGAGGTTCTCGAGTTCTCCGACGTCGTCGTCCGCCGGAATGCCCGGGACATCGTCGATCATGTCGACTGGACCGTCACCGACGACCAGCGGTGGGTGATCCTCGGGCCCAACGGGGCGGGCAAGACCACCCTGCTGCAGCTGGCCGCGACGCTCATGCACCCGACGTCGGGACTCGTGACGATCCTGGAGGAGCGGCTCGGCCGCACCGACGTGTTCGAGCTGCGCCCGCGCATCGGCTTCGCCTCGTCGGCGATGGCCCGACGCGTGCCGCCGGAGGAGACGGTGCTCAACGTCGTGCTGACCGCTGCGTTCGCGGTCGTGGGCCGCTGGAACGAGGCGTACGAGGACATCGACGAGCGCCGCGCCCTGCGCGTCTTGGCGGAGTGGAAGCTCGACCACCTGGCCGACCGCATGTTCGGCACGCTGTCGGACGGCGAGCAGAAGCGGGTGCAGATCGCGCGCGCCGTGATGACCGACCCCGAGCTGCTGCTGCTGGACGAGCCCACCGCGAGCCTGGACCTCGGCGCGCGCGAGGAGCTGCTGGCGCTGCTGAGCGGTTACGCGCAGGCGCCGACGACGCCCGCCATGGTCATGGTGACGCACCACGTGGAGGAGATCCCGGTGGGATTCACCCACGTGCTGCTGCTGCGCGAGGGCAGGGTGGTGGCTGCCGGCCCGATCGCCGAGACCCTCACCGCCGAGAACCTCACCGAGGCGTTCGGCCTGCAGATCGCACTGCACGAAGAAGCGGGGCGCTACTCGGCCCGCGCCGTGGTGGCCTCCGCCTGA
- a CDS encoding type B 50S ribosomal protein L31 translates to MKTDIHPDYRPIVFRDLGSGELFLTRSTVTSDKTVEFEGTEYPVIDVEISSASHPFYTGKQRIMDSAGRVEKFNQRFKNFGTK, encoded by the coding sequence ATGAAGACTGACATCCACCCCGACTACCGCCCCATCGTGTTCCGCGACCTGGGTTCGGGAGAACTGTTCCTCACGCGCTCGACCGTCACCAGCGACAAGACCGTTGAGTTCGAGGGCACCGAGTACCCCGTCATCGATGTCGAGATCTCGTCGGCTTCGCACCCGTTCTACACGGGCAAGCAGCGCATCATGGACTCGGCCGGTCGCGTCGAGAAGTTCAACCAGCGCTTCAAGAACTTCGGCACCAAGTAA